One genomic segment of Schlesneria paludicola DSM 18645 includes these proteins:
- a CDS encoding 7-carboxy-7-deazaguanine synthase QueE, giving the protein MRIAEVFHSIQGEGEFAGTPSVFVRTTGCNLRCWFCDTPYTSFRAEGPIRDWRDVLSEVLAVDCAHVVLTGGEPLLQPEIVPLAEALRREGRVVTVETAGTVFRPVESDLMSISPKLSNSTPLTSARWRERHDRDRDQPHVIRQLMNASRFQLKFVVDQPADLDEIVRYLARFPEVPRECVWLMPQGTQQSDLVEKAIWLAPAAARLGHRFCPRMQIELFGSVRGT; this is encoded by the coding sequence GTGCGAATCGCAGAGGTCTTTCATTCAATTCAGGGAGAAGGTGAATTCGCGGGAACGCCGTCGGTGTTCGTACGAACGACGGGGTGCAACCTGCGCTGCTGGTTTTGCGACACCCCTTACACGTCGTTCCGGGCCGAGGGGCCAATTCGCGATTGGCGAGACGTTCTGAGCGAGGTGTTGGCCGTGGATTGCGCGCATGTCGTACTGACGGGCGGTGAGCCGCTGTTGCAGCCCGAAATCGTACCCCTTGCCGAAGCGCTGCGTCGGGAAGGCCGCGTGGTGACCGTGGAAACGGCGGGAACCGTCTTCCGTCCCGTCGAGTCGGATCTGATGTCGATCAGCCCGAAGCTGTCGAACTCGACGCCGCTCACCTCCGCCCGCTGGCGAGAACGCCATGATCGTGATCGCGATCAGCCCCACGTCATTCGACAGTTGATGAACGCGTCGCGGTTTCAATTGAAATTTGTCGTCGATCAACCCGCCGATTTGGACGAGATCGTCCGATATCTCGCGAGATTTCCCGAGGTACCACGCGAGTGCGTCTGGCTGATGCCTCAGGGAACGCAACAATCCGATCTGGTCGAAAAGGCGATCTGGCTTGCACCGGCCGCCGCGCGACTCGGACATCGATTCTGCCCCCGCATGCAGATCGAATTGTTCGGCAGTGTCCGCGGGACCTGA